A stretch of the Argentina anserina chromosome 6, drPotAnse1.1, whole genome shotgun sequence genome encodes the following:
- the LOC126797528 gene encoding 1-(5-phosphoribosyl)-5-[(5-phosphoribosylamino)methylideneamino] imidazole-4-carboxamide isomerase, chloroplastic isoform X1 codes for MRVVSLSPTVFQSSYLLFGAKKLYGSRPSATFRIRRVPISCAVRFRPCIDIHKGKVKQIVGSTLSDLKEDGTALVTNFESDKSAGEFARMYKEDGLTGGHVIMLGADPLSRAAAIEALRAYPGGLQVGGGINSDNSLQYIEEGASHVIVTSYVFNNGQMDLERLKDLVHVVGKERLVLDLSCRKREGKYAIVTDRWQKFSDVYLDKDILDFLANYADEFLVHGVDVEGKKLGIDEELVELLGKNSPIPVTYAGGVTVVADLERIKLAGLGRVDVTVGSALDIFGGNLPYKEVIAWHAQQGALIV; via the exons ATGAGAGTTGTGAGCCTCAGTCCTACTGTTTTTCAGAGCAGCTATTTACTTTTTGGGGCTAAGAAGCTTTATGGGTCTAGACCATCTGCAACGTTCA GGATTAGGCGAGTACCCATAAGCTGTGCTGTTCGTTTTCGACCCTGTATTGATATACACAAG GGGAAAGTGAAACAGATTGTTGGATCGACGCTTTCGGATTTGAAGGAGGATGGGACAGCTCTGGTGACTAATTTCGAGTCGGATAAGTCGGCTGGGGAGTTTGCAAGGATGTATAAGGAAGATGGGCTTACAGGTGGACATGTGATAATGCTGGGAGCTGACCCTTTGAGTAGAGCTGCGGCCATTGAAGCTCTGCGTGCATATCCTG GTGGTTTGCAAGTAGGAGGTGGGATCAATTCAGATAATTCTTTGCAGTACATAGAAGAAGGGGCTAGCCATGTTATTGTCACCTCT TATGTATTTAATAACGGGCAAATGGACCTTGAAAGGCTTAAAGATCTTGTTCATGTTGTTGGAAAAGAAAGGCTTGTTTTAGACCTTAGCTGCAGAAAGAGG GAAGGTAAATATGCTATTGTCACAGATAGATGGCAAAAATTCAGTGATGTGTATCTTGACAAGGACATATTAGACTTCCTTGCCAACTATGCAGACGAGTTTCTGGTACATGGTGTCGacgtcgaagggaaaaa ACTGGGGATTGATGAAGAGCTTGTGGAGTTGCTTGGCAAAAATTCTCCG ATTCCTGTAACATATGCTGGTGGTGTGACGGTAGTGGCTGATTTAGAGAGGATAAAACTAGCAGGACTGGGACGTGTGGATGTTACTGTTGGTAGCGCTTTGGATATTTTCGGGGGCAACTTGCCGTACAAAGAAGTCATTGCTTGGCATGCTCAGCAGGGAGCATTGATTGTTTAG
- the LOC126797527 gene encoding pentatricopeptide repeat-containing protein At2g36240, whose product MRRFRRPKVIPLLEPKPPSQLPQLSPIPNPSLPKPQQNPPSPILTVSHHNTSNHTQLITFIKTHIKNPPLTPKTLLHFLKSKLHHHPTFTHFDFHVFNWASTIDSYRHDHSTFEWMTHSLSNTHRFTELGSLLEFIASNPCPCSDGIFSCPRTEPIFRFSISAYCRVGRLDDAVMAFESMRRLIDGKPSVVLYNIVIHGFVKCGRHDEALWFYENMGRDRVKGDVFTFNILISSYCRNSKFGLALELFKEMRGKGCSPNVVSFNTLIRGFFREGKFEDGIEMAYEMIEFGCEFSSVTCEILVDGLCREGRVEEACELLIDFSRRGVVPGGYDYYGLVEVLCKKRKSSRALEVVDELWMRGNVPSLIACITLIEGLRRSVRIDEAVEVMERMLEEGMVPDIVTFNCVVQDLCNLGRTEEADKLRLLSSSKGLELDGTAYTILALGYSREGKKEEGKVVADEMLDRGFIPDLATYNRLVGG is encoded by the coding sequence ATGAGGAGGTTCAGAAGACCAAAGGTGATACCTTTACTAGAGCCAAAGCCTCCATCACAACTACCACAACTCTCTCCAATCCCAAACCCATCTCTCCCTAAACCCCAACAAAACCCACCTTCCCCAATCCTCACTGTCTCCCACCACAACACCTCAAACCACACCCAACTCATCACCTTCATCAAAACCCACATCAAAAACCCACCTCTCACCCCCAAAACCCTCCTCCATTTCCTCAAGTCCAAgctccaccaccaccccaCCTTCACCCACTTCGACTTCCACGTCTTCAACTGGGCCTCCACCATCGACTCCTACCGCCACGACCACTCCACCTTTGAATGGATGACTCACTCTCTCTCAAACACTCACCGCTTCACCGAGCTGGGTTCTCTTcttgagttcattgcttccaACCCATGTCCCTGTTCCGATGGCATCTTCTCATGCCCAAGAACAGAGCCTATTTTCCGATTTTCGATCAGTGCTTATTGCAGAGTTGGGAGGTTGGATGATGCTGTTATGGCGTTTGAGTCCATGAGGAGACTCATTGATGGGAAGCCTAGTGTTGTGCTTTACAACATTGTGATTCATGGGTTTGTGAAATGTGGTAGGCATGATGAGGCTTTGTGGTTTTATGAAAATATGGGGAGGGATAGAGTTAAGGGGGATGTGTTtacttttaatattttgattaGTAGTTATTGTCGAAATTCGAAGTTTGGGTTGGCTTTGGAGTTGTTTAAGGAGATGAGGGGGAAGGGGTGTAGTCCCAATGTGGTGAGTTTCAATACTTTGATTAGGGGGTTCTTTAGGGAGGGGAAGTTTGAGGATGGGATTGAGATGGCTTATGAGATGATTGAGTTTGGTTGTGAGTTTTCGAGTGTGACTTGTGAGATTTTGGTTGATGGTCTTTGTAGGGAGGGGAGGGTTGAGGAGGCTTGTGAGCTGTTGATTGATTTTTCGAGGAGAGGAGTGGTGCCTGGGGGGTATGATTATTATGGTCTTGTTGAAGTGCTTTGTAAGAAGAGGAAATCGAGTAGAGCATTGGAGGTTGTGGATGAGTTGTGGATGAGGGGAAATGTTCCGAGCTTGATTGCTTGTATTACTTTGATTGAGGGTTTGAGGAGGTCAGTGAGGATTGATGAAGCTGTGGAAGTGATGGAAAGGATGCTTGAAGAGGGTATGGTTCCTGATATTGTAACTTTTAATTGCGTCGTTCAAGATCTTTGCAATTTGGGGAGAACTGAGGAAGCTGATAAACTTAGGTTGTTGTCTTCGAGTAAAGGCTTGGAGCTAGATGGCACGGCGTATACCATTTTGGCGTTGGGGTATTCAAGAGAAGGGAAAAAGGAGGAGGGGAAGGTGGTAGCAGACGAGATGCTGGATAGGGGATTTATACCTGATCTTGCTACATATAATAGGTTGGTTGGTGGATGA
- the LOC126799493 gene encoding glucosamine 6-phosphate N-acetyltransferase has product MANSEEQKFQVRKLELSDKSKGFIELLRQLTTCDSVSDKDFEDQFMELQSRAEDHQVFVIEDDRSGKIVATGSVFIERKFIRNCGKVAHIEDVVVDSNARGLQLGKKILNSLTNYAHSVGCYKVILDCSVDNKTFYEKCGYKQKEIQMVKYFI; this is encoded by the coding sequence ATGGCAAACAGTGAGGAACAGAAATTCCAAGTTAGAAAGTTAGAGCTCTCGGATAAAAGCAAGGGCTTTATAGAACTACTGCGACAGCTAACCACTTGTGATTCTGTGTCTGACAAAGACTTCGAAGATCAATTCATGGAGCTTCAGTCCCGTGCTGAAGACCATCAGGTGTTTGTTATAGAAGATGATCGCTCTGGGAAGATTGTTGCAACTGGGAGTGTGTTCATTGAAAGGAAGTTTATAAGGAACTGTGGTAAAGTTGCGCATATTGAAGACGTTGTGGTTGACTCCAATGCTCGTGGATTGCAGTTAGGGAAGAAAATTCTTAATTCCCTCACGAATTATGCTCATTCTGTGGGATGTTACAAGGTGATACTTGATTGCAGTGTTGATAATAAAACATTCTATGAGAAATGTGGCTACAAGCAGAAAGAAATTCAGATGGTGAAGTACTTTATTTGA
- the LOC126800483 gene encoding uncharacterized protein At5g03900, chloroplastic-like gives MEAVDGSGRRVTVGDVAGRAGLQLTEAEKALQALASDAHGFLEVSDEGDVLYVFPKDLVEQELDRTFQRDKSDREKATTVVKITHLLYKALC, from the exons ATGGAGGCTGTCGACGGGTCCGGAAGAAGAGTGACTGTTGGTGACGTCGCCGGTAGAGCTGGGCTTCAGCTCACTGAGGCTGAGAAAGCCTTGCAAGCTCTCGCTTCCGACGCTCACGGCTTCTTGGAG GTTTCCGACGAAGGCGATGTGCTCTATGTTTTCCCCAAGGATTTGGTTGAGCAAGAATTGGATAGGACGTTTCAAAGAGACAAGTCAGATAGAGAAAAGGCTACTACTGTAGTTAAGATCACACATCTCTTGTATAAGGCACTATGTTAA
- the LOC126796869 gene encoding LOW QUALITY PROTEIN: uncharacterized protein LOC126796869 (The sequence of the model RefSeq protein was modified relative to this genomic sequence to represent the inferred CDS: deleted 1 base in 1 codon) yields the protein MATPYHSLSTITTSIVILSLLVLSDARDNVPRHGGVIGLNMIHRDAPSSPFYNASLTKWQRVSNALRRSHDHINHLFPSEAESSDHLIYRPGPGSGYGEYLLNISIGTPPRPFIGIVDTGSDITWTQCMPCIECFKQYLPIFDPAASSTYRVLSCMSDECKLVNEAAPCSSNSSFCVYEASYGDGSYSTGNLSLDTVTVDSTSIPNTIFSCGHHNGGQFTGIESGIVGLGRGNASFISQIGEFVGGKYFSYCLDPSPISSSKIYFGRLNTSSGAEVLTTPLLTYGYIASRYYLELQGISVGATRYNATHDDEDDPDGSRAFKGNIIIDSGTTLTYLPETLYDDFESAIREELKDRDLKVMQNPTISSLCYLTRYDILPGPNVTFHFNGADVKLKYGNIFVRVDDETVCLAFSSGSYTGIYGNFAQANFLEPQKSLFEIRPWLPTSSLFRQTLAVVSISNLNSYLIVSKPHLSRPLLASKSRVSAPVVRAGIAAIRPGGAVESDRLSSDVRKRPMEAVDACGRRVTVGDVAGRAGLKLNEAEKALQALASDAHGFLEASDEGNVLYVFPEDYRARLVANSFILRVEPLLQMAKDVGEDLARVAFGTALISSIILVWTAIIVALLALASSGEGSKSNSSDVDGNSGGGGDFDFSVNSSSQGSGSCVNDVFWYWDPSYYRKRQGQRKTDAGELKFDESVFSFVFGDSDPNTGVEERRWKTIGHYISSNGGGVAAEELASYLDIETSGETPAHDAYILPVLSRFEGQPLIDEEGNILYQFPSLQHTAKTRTVTPSVRKSGKFLREKWKFSKTSISKRAMVVGVGALNLCGVIILRDLLKDPVVAQDAFIKFITSIFPVLQIYAGFFFLIPLLHWFVLLKTNAGLKKKNQARLQFARDIESLNPSVRQKLRSAREMTQRTVIGQDKIVYTSSKDLVEQELDWRSRKIDK from the exons ATGGCGACGCCATATCATTCGCTTTCCACCATCACAACTTCCATTGTCATACTGTCCCTCTTAGTTCTCTCTGACGCACGAGATAATGTCCCTCGCCATGGCGGTGTAATTGGCCTCAACATGATCCATCGTGACGCTCCATCTTCTCCCTTCTACAATGCTTCGTTAACTAAGTGGCAACGAGTAAGCAATGCCTTGCGACGTTCGCACGATCACATCAACCATCTCTTCCCATCAGAAGCCGAATCATCTGATCATCTAATCTACAGACCAGGACCAGGATCAGGATATGGAGAGTACCTGCTGAACATATCCATCGGTACACCACCAAGACCTTTTATTGGCATTGTTGACACTGGAAGCGATATCACATGGACACAATGCATGCCTTGCATAGAATGTTTTAAACAATACCTTCCTATCTTTGATCCAGCTGCTTCATCAACTTATAGAGTTCTCTCGTGTATGTCCGACGAATGTAAGTTGGTAAACGAAGCCGCGCCTTGTTCCAGTAATTCAAGCTTTTGTGTCTATGAAGCTTCATACGGCGACGGGTCTTATTCCACAGGAAACTTGTCCCTTGACACCGTTACAGTGGATTCCACTTCCATTCCCAACACTATATTTAGTTGCGGACATCATAATGGAGGACAGTTCACTGGGATTGAGTCGGGAATTGTTGGACTAGGACGTGGCAATGCGTCGTTCATCTCCCAGATAGGGGAGTTTGTTGGCGGGAAATATTTCTCTTATTGCTTGGATCCTAGTCCAATCTCATCAAGCAAGATATATTTTGGTCGACTCAATACCTCATCAGGTGCTGAAGTGCTCACCACCCCTTTGCTTACGTATGGCTATATCGCCTCGAGATATTACCTTGAGCTTCAAGGCATTAGTGTTGGAGCCACCCGTTACAATGCCAcacatgatgatgaagatgatccAGATGGCAGCAGGGCCTTCAAGGGTAACATCATCATTGACTCAGGGACTACCTTAACATACTTGCCGGAGACTTTGTACGACGATTTCGAATCAGCAATCAGAGAGGAACTTAAAGATCGAGATCTGAAGGTGATGCAAAATCCGACTATTTCGTCACTTTGTTACTTGACCAGATATGATATTCTTCCCGGCCCCAATGTCACTTTCCATTTTAACGGAGCAGATGTGAAGCTAAAATATGGCAACATTTTTGTAAGGGTGGATGATGAGACTGTTTGCTTAGCATTCTCCAGTGGGAGCTACACGGGTATCTATGGGAATTTTGCACAGGCAAATTTCCTG GAGCCACAAAAGTCTCTCTTTGAAATCCGTCCATGGCTACCTACTTCATCACTCTTTCGCCAAACCCTTGCCGTCGTCTCCATTTCAAACCTTAACTCTTACCTGATCGTTTCCAAACCCCACCTTTCCCGTCCCTTGCTTGCCTCTAAATCTAGGGTTTCTGCACCGGTTGTCAGAGCTGGCATTGCCGCGATCAGGCCCGGCGGCGCCGTCGAGAGTGATAGGCTGTCTTCCGATGTGAGAAAGCGACCAATGGAAGCTGTGGACGCTTGTGGAAGAAGAGTCACTGTTGGTGACGTGGCGGGTAGAGCTGGGCTTAAGCTCAATGAGGCTGAGAAAGCTTTGCAAGCTCTCGCTTCTGACGCTCATGGCTTCTTGGAG GCCTCCGACGAAGGCAATGTGCTCTATGTTTTCCCTGAAGATTATAGAGCAAGACTTGTAGCCAACTCGTTTATACTGAGAGTTGAGCCGCTGCTTCAGATGGCAAAG GACGTGGGCGAGGATTTAGCCAGGGTTGCATTTGGTACTGCTCTGATTTCTTCCATTATTCTTGTTTGGACTGCAATTATTGTTGCCCTTCTTGCCTTAGCTTCCTCTGGTGAAGGAAG TAAAAGTAACAGTAGTGATGTAGATGGGAAttctggtggtggtggagattTTGATTTCAGTGTCAATTCTTCCTCGCAAGGTTCAGGATCATGTGTGAATGACGTGTTTTG GTACTGGGATCCCAGTTACTATAGGAAGAGACAAGGACAACGAAAAACAGATGCTGGCGAGTTGAAATTTGATGAATCCG ttttctcatttgtGTTTGGCGATAGTGATCCAAATACAGGAGTAGAAGAAAGGAGATGGAAGACG ATTGGGCACTACATATCCTCTAATGGTGGTGGTGTTGCAGCTGAAGAGCTTGCTTCCTATCTTGATATAGAAACTTCAGGGGAAACACCG GCTCATGACGCTTACATCTTACCTGTCCTTTCACGGTTTGAGGGTCAGCCTTTAATAGATGAAGAG GGAAACATTCTGTACCAATTTCCATCTCTACAACACACAGCTAAAACAAGAACAGTGACACCGTCTGTCAGAAAATCTGGGAAATTTTTGAGGGAGAAATGGAAATTCAG TAAAACTAGCATTTCTAAGAGAGCAATGGTCGTGGGAGTCGGTGCACTCAATTTATGTGGGGTTATCATTCTTCGAGACCTGTTAAA GGATCCTGTAGTTGCACAAGATGCTTTTATCAAGTTTATTACAAGCATATTTCCTGTACTTCAG ATTTATGCTGGTTTCTTCTTTCTGATTCCTCTGTTGCATTGGTTTGTCTTGCTTAAGACAAACGCTggccta aaaaaaaaaaatcaagccaGGCTGCAGTTTGCCCGAGACATTGAATCGCTTAATCCCTCAGTAAGACAAAAG CTCCGCAGTGCTCGGGAAATGACTCAAAGAACTGTCATAGGGCAGGACAAAATTGTTTATACCTCTAGCAAGGATTTGGTTGAGCAAGAGTTGGATTGGAGGTCTCGAAAAATAGACAAGTGA
- the LOC126798284 gene encoding uncharacterized protein At5g03900, chloroplastic-like gives MASIATCFTLPPKPHPRLISKPSLFPIRPSTSPPLPPFSTRLRHSRPSLTLARAGLDALTGIKPGAAVESDKLPSDVRKRTMDAVDACGGRVTVGDVSSRAGLKLNQAQNALQALAADTEGFLEVSDEGDVLYVFPKDYRAKLLGKSFRMRIEPVLDKAKAGTEYVARVSFGTALIASIVLVYTAIIVALSSSRSEDDNRGRRGRSYDSGFTFYMSPVDLFWFWDPYYYRRRRVQSEDSKLKFIESIFSFVFGDGDPNQGIEEERWKLIGKYITSKGGVVAAEELAPYLDLKGGTMDDETYILPVLLRYEGEPVIDEEGNILYQFPSLQRTASSQRSGRKEYVGRRWADFVVGVDKFFSEKKWQFSSTSISERALVAGLGGLNLFGVIILGAILKDSTVAPVGFIKFITSIFPLLQIYAGSFFAIPLVRWFIVSKTNADIEKRNRARLKSARALESPDISLRRKLLSARDMAQQTVIGQDKIVYSTDKDLIEQDYEAQDWDRRFREIEKSD, from the exons ATGGCCTCCATAGCCACCTGCTTCACTCTCCCTCCAAAACCTCACCCTCGTCTCATCTCCAAACCCTCCCTCTTCCCCATCCGCCCCTCCACTTCTCCTCCTCTCCCTCCCTTCTCCACCCGCCTCCGCCACTCCCGTCCTTCCCTGACGCTCGCCAGAGCCGGCCTCGACGCCCTCACCGGAATCAAACCCGGCGCCGCCGTCGAGAGCGACAAGCTCCCCTCCGATGTCCGGAAGCGCACCATGGACGCCGTCGACGCCTGCGGCGGGAGAGTCACGGTCGGTGACGTGTCCAGCCGAGCTGGGCTGAAGCTTAACCAGGCTCAGAACGCCTTGCAGGCTCTCGCTGCTGACACTGAGGGCTTCTTGGAG GTTTCGGATGAAGGCGATGTGCTTTATGTTTTCCCCAAGGATTATAGGGCCAAGCTTCTTGGAAAGTCGTTTCGTATGAGAATTGAGCCTGTTTTGGACAAGGCAAAG GCCGGGACAGAGTATGTAGCGAGGGTGTCGTTTGGAACTGCCCTCATTGCCTCTATTGTTCTTGTTTATACTGCGATTATTGTTGCTCTCTCGTCTAGTAGGAG TGAGGATGACAACCGTGGACGACGTGGGAGATCATATGACTCGGGGTTCACTTTTTACATGAGTCCTGTTGACCTCTTTTG GTTCTGGGATCCATATTACTATCGGAGGCGGCGAGTGCAATCCGAGGATAGCAAGCTGAAATTCATTGAATCT ATCTTCTCATTTGTATTTGGAGATGGCGATCCAAATCAAGGAATTGAAGAAGAGAGATGGAAGTTG ATCGGGAAATACATAACCTCCAAAGGTGGTGTTGTTGCTGCTGAAGAGCTTGCTCCGTATCTTGATTTAAAAGGGGGAACCATG GATGATGAGACGTACATCTTACCTGTTCTTTTACGGTATGAGGGTGAACCTGTAATAGATGAAGAG GGAAACATTCTCTACCAATTTCCCTCTCTACAGCGTACAGCATCTTCACAAAGAAGTGGAAGGAAAGAATATGTAGGGAGAAGATGGGCTGATTTTGTTGTTGGAGTTGATAAATTTTTTAGTGAGAAGAAATGGCAATTCAG TAGTACTAGCATTTCTGAGAGAGCACTAGTTGCGGGACTTGGTGGACTTAATTTATTTGGGGTTATCATTCTTGGAGCCATCTTAAA GGATAGCACAGTTGCACCAGTTGGTTTTATTAAGTTCATTACGAGCATATTTCCACTACTTCAG ATCTATGCTGGTTCATTCTTTGCAATTCCTTTGGTCCGATGGTTCATTGTGAGTAAGACAAATGCTGACATAGAGAAAAGAAATCGAGCAAGATTGAAATCTGCTCGAGCCCTTGAATCGCCAGATATCTCACTAAGGCGAAAG CTGCTCAGTGCTCGGGACATGGCCCAACAAACTGTCATAGGACAGGATAAAATTGTCTATAGTACTGACAAGGATCTGATTGAGCAAGACTATGAGGCCCAAGATTGGGATAGAAGATTTCGAGAGATAGAGAAGTCAGATTGA
- the LOC126799624 gene encoding uncharacterized protein LOC126799624, protein MASGLHQWESDPLFSAAEVVQDSADRMESIFRFLLHELGLVQDDFPDPKLHASIDYHKRELATTLETAKWQLEDFERAVSFSAMTGKSHIRGDVISRHKQFIRAIREQIAYVEKSLEGKSIGELVRNTEWVKLNEQDRDGLALFLSGGNFKQHSDSYDGEDSNILRSFFDPTTSSSAKDSTSGIVEQKSKEVETFSRNGVVHVDHNINSRKENYLRKVSSSPNTRSGFEFTETSCNRNREGGSWDLEADEAKAESFLCKNKLRGVWSRINPYRYLSNIWTLYGSRVTRNYTKRFKDGEEQSHSPSSVDVTHAPQGHQWMWVANGYGNFNVLLVQFRTKIMHLQTWVGVIRARYQRSPYRIQVQRYAVLLVLIIVLGIFTFGTLVSHLV, encoded by the exons ATGGCTTCGGGTTTGCACCAATGGGAATCAGACCCTCTTTTTTCAGCAGCTGAAGTTGTTCAAGATTCCGCTGACAG GATGGAATCGATTTTCCGGTTTCTTCTGCATGAGCTGGGTCTTGTTCAAGATGACTTTCCGGACCCAAAGTTGCATGCTTCGATAGATTATCATAAACGTGAGCTTGCAACAACACTTGAAACGGCAAAGTGGCAG TTGGAAGATTTTGAAAGAGCAGTCAGCTTTTCGGCTATGACAGGCAAATCCCATATAAGGGGGGATGTAATTTCAAGGCACAAGCAATTTATCAGAGCCATTAGGGAACAAATAGCTTATGTGGAGAAGAGCCTGGAGGGGAAATCAATAGGAGAGCTAGTGAGAAATACAGAATGGGTCAAGTTAAATGAACAAGATAGAGATGGGCTGGCATTGTTTCTTTCGGGGGGAAATTTCAAACAGCACTCTGATTCTTATGATGGAGAAGACAGTAATATCCTGAGAAGTTTTTTTGATCCAACCACATCATCTAGTGCTAAAGACAGTACTTCTGGGATTGTTGAGCAGAAAAGCAAAGAAGTTGAGACTTTTAGTAGGAATGGAGTAGTGCATGTGGACCATAATATTAATTCTAGGAAGGAGAACTACTTGAGGAAAGTTAGTTCTTCTCCTAATACGAGGTCAGGTTTTGAATTTACAGAGACCTCTTGTAATAGAAATCGTGAAGGTGGTAGTTGGGATCTGGAGGCTGATGAAGCCAAAGCAGAAAGCTTCTTATGCAAGAACAAGTTGAGAGGTGTCTGGAGCAGAATAAATCCATATAGGTACTTGAGTAACATATGGACTCTATATGGGAGTAGGGTCACTAGGAATTATACAAAGAGATTTAAAGATGGAGAAGAACAAAGTCATTCACCATCATCTGTTGATGTAACTCATGCTCCCCAG GGCCATCAGTGGATGTGGGTAGCCAATGGTTACGGAAATTTCAATGTATTACTGGTGCAGTTTCGAACAAAGATTATGCATTTGCAGACCTGGGTTGGTGTAATTAGGGCAAGATACCAAAGATCACCTTATCGCATCCAAGTCCAGAGATATGCTGttctgttggttttgataattGTATTGGGGATCTTTACGTTTG GTACTTTGGTGTCTCATCTTGTTTAA
- the LOC126797528 gene encoding 1-(5-phosphoribosyl)-5-[(5-phosphoribosylamino)methylideneamino] imidazole-4-carboxamide isomerase, chloroplastic isoform X3 has product MRVVSLSPTVFQSSYLLFGAKKLYGSRPSATFRIRRVPISCAVRFRPCIDIHKGKVKQIVGSTLSDLKEDGTALVTNFESDKSAGEFARMYKEDGLTGGHVIMLGADPLSRAAAIEALRAYPGGLQVGGGINSDNSLQYIEEGASHVIVTSEGKYAIVTDRWQKFSDVYLDKDILDFLANYADEFLVHGVDVEGKKLGIDEELVELLGKNSPIPVTYAGGVTVVADLERIKLAGLGRVDVTVGSALDIFGGNLPYKEVIAWHAQQGALIV; this is encoded by the exons ATGAGAGTTGTGAGCCTCAGTCCTACTGTTTTTCAGAGCAGCTATTTACTTTTTGGGGCTAAGAAGCTTTATGGGTCTAGACCATCTGCAACGTTCA GGATTAGGCGAGTACCCATAAGCTGTGCTGTTCGTTTTCGACCCTGTATTGATATACACAAG GGGAAAGTGAAACAGATTGTTGGATCGACGCTTTCGGATTTGAAGGAGGATGGGACAGCTCTGGTGACTAATTTCGAGTCGGATAAGTCGGCTGGGGAGTTTGCAAGGATGTATAAGGAAGATGGGCTTACAGGTGGACATGTGATAATGCTGGGAGCTGACCCTTTGAGTAGAGCTGCGGCCATTGAAGCTCTGCGTGCATATCCTG GTGGTTTGCAAGTAGGAGGTGGGATCAATTCAGATAATTCTTTGCAGTACATAGAAGAAGGGGCTAGCCATGTTATTGTCACCTCT GAAGGTAAATATGCTATTGTCACAGATAGATGGCAAAAATTCAGTGATGTGTATCTTGACAAGGACATATTAGACTTCCTTGCCAACTATGCAGACGAGTTTCTGGTACATGGTGTCGacgtcgaagggaaaaa ACTGGGGATTGATGAAGAGCTTGTGGAGTTGCTTGGCAAAAATTCTCCG ATTCCTGTAACATATGCTGGTGGTGTGACGGTAGTGGCTGATTTAGAGAGGATAAAACTAGCAGGACTGGGACGTGTGGATGTTACTGTTGGTAGCGCTTTGGATATTTTCGGGGGCAACTTGCCGTACAAAGAAGTCATTGCTTGGCATGCTCAGCAGGGAGCATTGATTGTTTAG
- the LOC126797528 gene encoding 1-(5-phosphoribosyl)-5-[(5-phosphoribosylamino)methylideneamino] imidazole-4-carboxamide isomerase, chloroplastic isoform X2: MRVVSLSPTVFQSSYLLFGAKKLYGSRPSATFRIRRVPISCAVRFRPCIDIHKGKVKQIVGSTLSDLKEDGTALVTNFESDKSAGEFARMYKEDGLTGGHVIMLGADPLSRAAAIEALRAYPGGLQVGGGINSDNSLQYIEEGASHVIVTSYVFNNGQMDLERLKDLVHVVGKERLVLDLSCRKREGKYAIVTDRWQKFSDVYLDKDILDFLANYADEFLVHGVDVEGKKLGIDEELVELLGKNSPVRKKKLSSNICIPSWYRMLIKIGEMPGLCKTL; this comes from the exons ATGAGAGTTGTGAGCCTCAGTCCTACTGTTTTTCAGAGCAGCTATTTACTTTTTGGGGCTAAGAAGCTTTATGGGTCTAGACCATCTGCAACGTTCA GGATTAGGCGAGTACCCATAAGCTGTGCTGTTCGTTTTCGACCCTGTATTGATATACACAAG GGGAAAGTGAAACAGATTGTTGGATCGACGCTTTCGGATTTGAAGGAGGATGGGACAGCTCTGGTGACTAATTTCGAGTCGGATAAGTCGGCTGGGGAGTTTGCAAGGATGTATAAGGAAGATGGGCTTACAGGTGGACATGTGATAATGCTGGGAGCTGACCCTTTGAGTAGAGCTGCGGCCATTGAAGCTCTGCGTGCATATCCTG GTGGTTTGCAAGTAGGAGGTGGGATCAATTCAGATAATTCTTTGCAGTACATAGAAGAAGGGGCTAGCCATGTTATTGTCACCTCT TATGTATTTAATAACGGGCAAATGGACCTTGAAAGGCTTAAAGATCTTGTTCATGTTGTTGGAAAAGAAAGGCTTGTTTTAGACCTTAGCTGCAGAAAGAGG GAAGGTAAATATGCTATTGTCACAGATAGATGGCAAAAATTCAGTGATGTGTATCTTGACAAGGACATATTAGACTTCCTTGCCAACTATGCAGACGAGTTTCTGGTACATGGTGTCGacgtcgaagggaaaaa ACTGGGGATTGATGAAGAGCTTGTGGAGTTGCTTGGCAAAAATTCTCCGGTT agaaaaaaaaaattgtcatcCAACATTTGTATACCAAGTTGGTATCGAATGCTGATAAAAATTGGGGAAATGCCGGGTCTATGTAAAACTCTTTAG